CGCTTGAAGGAATCCCAGCGCGAGGTATAAACGTGGTCGTCCTGGTTGACGCCGGCCAGATGAAGGATGTCCTCGGTGGCTTCTTCCTGAATCACGTCGATGATGTCGTCCACCGTAATGATTCCCACCAGGCGGTGCTGGGAGTCGACGACGGGAACTCCAAGCAGGTCGTAGAGGGCTACGATGCGTGCCACCTCCTCCTGGTCGGTTTCGGTGGTCACCGAAATCACGTCGGTGGTCATGATCTTTCTCAGCGGCGTGCTGGGCGGAACCATCAGCAACTGGCGCAAAGACACCACTCCCACCAGGTGGTTGCGGTCATCGACGACATAGAGGTAAAAGACCATCTCCAGGTCGGTGCCGGTCTGGATGGCGTTAATGGCCTCTGACACGGTCAGGTCTTCACGCAGGGCGAAGACGTTGGGCGTCATGATGCGCCCGGCCGTCTCGTCCTGGTGCTGGAGGAGGTGCTGGACCTCCTTGGACTCCTTGACCCCCATCAGCTCCAGCACTTCTTGGGCCTGCTCGGGCGGAAGGGCGGAGATGAACTCGGCGGCGTCGTCGGTCTGCAACTCCTGCAGGATCTCGCTGACTTCCTGACTGGTCAGGTTGGAGAGGACGCTGGAGGCCTGCTCCGGCTCCAGGTTGCTGAGCGTTTCGGCGGCCCGCTGGCGGTCTTCCCGCATGAGAATGCCGAAAAGGGCGATCTGGTCCCGCTCGGCCAGGTTCAGCATGGCCCTGGCAATGTCGGGAGGGCGCATCTTGGTCAGCATGTTGACCACGTGGCCCCGCGCGTTGCGGTGAAGCAGACGCCTCAGCGACCCAGCCATGATGCGGCTCTTTTGAATCTGCATGCGCTCCTCCGAGAAAGCCCTACACTAGCAAATTATCTTCCGCTCTCCCACAAACGCCCCCCGGGGGCCGTGGCGCACCGGCGCTCCGGCAACCCGAGGAAGAACACCATTCTCACACAGTCAGGTCAGGATGTGAGGGGCAGCGACCACCAGGACCGGCGATTCCTTGCCGCCCTTTGAGACGTTGATGATTCCTTGAGGACTGCTGCGGCTGACGGGGCCGGCGAATTGCGAGCCCCAGAAGAACAGCTCGAATCCATAGTTCTCGACGATCGGCTGGGGCTCTCCTTGAAGCTGAAAGCCGAAACGCCGGGGCATGGGAACGAAGCGCTGCACGATTCCGTTCTGACGCAGGATGCGGCCGGCCTGCCGGCGCAGCTCGCGGGGACTGCAGTTTCGGCCCACCACGACTCCCTCGCCCATGCCCAAGGCGTCGGGCTTAAGCACCAGGTCGCGTGCAGGGATGCCCCGCAGCCAGTGCCGGGGATGGCGCTGCAAGTCCCGGCTGCCCAGGGTGCGGGTGGGGGGAAAGCGCCTCTTGACGGCCCGTTTCTGAGCGCCGCTCAGACCCAGTTCGTGTTGGATGGCGGGATCGGCCAGGACGGCGGCAATGCGCTTGGTCTGCGTCAGGTAACAAGCTCCCAGCGCGTTGAGAAAGTCGCAGTGGGGGCTGCGCGAGGCGGCCAGCCAGCCGGCGATGGCGGGATTCTCGGGGTCCACGTCGAGGAATTCCAACTCGTTGTGGATAAGATCGACGCGTCGCCCCCGCACCCGCACCTCGCCCCCGCCGCGGCACTCCACTTCCTCCATGCGGCAGAGCAGAAAGTCGACGTCTTGAAAGCCGCCCCGGCGCATCATCCCTTCGAAGAGGCGCTTGAGCAGCAACACTTCGTTGCGCTGGTCGGGCTGGTCGTTGCAAATCGCGAATGCCGGCCGCTGGCCACCTCCCGCCAGCCGCCGTGCCCGTCCCGCCAGGAAGTGGAGAAAACCGTCGGGCCGATCGCTGCTGTAGCTGACCGTCTGCAAGCGCTGCAGCATCCCGTCGGCCAGAGCCGTCTTCATCCAGGCCTGGCGAACCAGCGCGCATTGCAGGAATCCGCCCGGATAATCGCTGTTGGTTTCCAAAAAACGTCCCCGGCCGCGCTTTTCGTCGTAGTGGACGTCGTAGCGCATGAACTGAATGGCGGGCAGACGCCTTCGCTCCTGCGCCACCAGGGCCCACCAGCGGCTGTAGGGCAGGAAAGCCCGGAAGAGGGACTTTTCGAGCCGCCGCCGCTGATAGTCCCTGCGGAAGACTTCGATCAACCTGAGCATGGCCGCGCGGATGAGGTCCCCGTCGCGGGTCATCGAATGTAAAGCCGGCTGGCGTATCAAGCTGGGCATGAGGGCGATCTCAACCTTGCTTGCCTGAGGATTGGCCCTCATTTGCTCACCGCAGCGGTCCAGATGCAGCAAGTCGGCCCAAATGGCTTTGCGCGAGAGCAGGGAGCGGGCCCTTCGATACTGCTCCTGGGTCCATATCCGGTGGGAAGGCCGGTCGAGAGGGACAGCGCCCACAAAACGCTGAGGACGCGCTTGGGCGCCCTTGTCACTTTTCATTTCGGGTCTCCGTGAGTGAGAGGTGCCTTGTCGAGAGCGGGCTAGAAGCACGAATCCTGGCCAGGCCATTCCGCAATGGCGGCTACGGCCCTTTCCTTCCCCCCGTGGCCCACGTTGAAGATCTGATTGCGGTGTGAGCGGCTGGCGATTCCGGCGAATTGGCCGGCAAAATAGAACAGCTCCACGCCGTAATGCTCCTGGCCGATCTTCAGCCGCCCCTGGGCGATCTCGATGGCTGGAGAGCGAGGAATGGGAATGCGTCGCTGCATGACGCCGAAATTGCGACGAGTCTCTGCGATGGCTCCTTCCCACTCCTCGGAGGTGAGTTCGTTGCCCATGAAAACCCCCTCGCCACGGGTCAGCGCGTCGGCCTTGAGCACCCATTGGCGCCGCCGCCGGCGCAGACGCGTCAATTGGCGCCGGTCGGCCGGCTGGACGATCTCGGACAGCGGCAGCAGCTCGCAGACGGCCTGTTTTTCGCGCCGGTCCAGCCCGATGATGTGCTGCAGGTCGGGACGCTGCAGCAATACCAGAACGCGTTTGGCTTCGGTCAGAAACTGGGCCGCGAAGCTGTTGAGGAAATCCGTCCGGGACAATCGGGAAGCCTCGATCCAGCCCTGGATGGCGGAGTCCTCAGGATCGATGCCCAAAGGGTCGACCTTGTTGTGGATGAGGGCGACCGGGACGCCGCGCAGGCAGGCGGTCTGGTCCACGACCTCCACCTCGCGGACGTCGCCCAAGAGGAAGCGGCCCCTGACTTTGCCGGACTCTCTCAGCCGGCGGGCCACCTGCTCCCACAAATCCATTTCGAAGGTTAGGTCGCCGCGGTGATTGAGGGCGGCGACATTCCCCCGTCCGGGCCCCGCGATGCGCTCGGCCTGACGGAAGAGGAATTCCACGAAAGCCGAGGGGCGGTCATGACGATATCGTTCCAAACGAGCCCCTTGCAGCGCACGTCGCCCCAGCGGCGAGGTCAGCCAGGCCGCGCGAAGGATGGGACAAGTCGTGGTTCCTCCGGCGCAGGCGGTGTTGGTTTCGATGAAGGTCCATTGGCCCTCGCGCTGGCGGATACCGTCAAAACGCATCAGCCCGATCTCTCCCAGCCGGGGGCGTTCGCGCTCGATCAGGCCGAACCAGCGTCGATAAGGCTGGAAAGCCTCCTGCAAGGGGCCTGGACCGCGCCGCAGCTCGTGGCGGAAAGCGGCGATCAGCTTCTCGAGTCCGCTGCGGACCAGCTTTCCCTGTGCCGCGACTCGCCTCACCTCGCGGGCGCTCACGACGGTGGGCATCAATGCCACATCGATGCGCTTTCCCTCGAAGGTCACGCCATTTTTCCGCAGTTGCCGGTGGATGTGTTGTTGCTGGGCGCGAACGGTTCGCAGCGTGGCCGCCTTCTCAAGGCGTTTGGCTGCCAGGCCCGCCCAGACTTGTGTCGTGCAGGCAGTCTTCTCCCTGCTACCGGCCAAGTCGGTCGGCATGTCTCCCCCCTTCCGAGTCTGTGTCGTTCCCCTGAAAAAAATTCAGCCTCGGCCAAGCCGCCCGTCCTCACTCTTCGGCGTCCAGCTCCACCGTGCCCTGGTAAAGTCGATTTATCAACGCAGAATCAGCATGAGATATTGGCGATGCTTAGCGGCTGAGCGGAGAGGATACCGAATCTCAGGGTAGAAATCCAGTAGAAAATTCGCGTCTTATCAGTACTGAGCAGTCCTTGTATAAGCTCATTATGCCTATCCCAAATTGCCATTAGAAGGCCAAGGGAGCTTGATGCTCGACCAAACTGCCTCTGCTGCCTCTGGATTGCCTTGGGATGTACACCGCCAGGCCCTGTTCAGCGTCTGCACGAGGTTCTAATCCGCTTTTTCAGTTGCGCTGCTGGATGCCGGCCTCCGTCATGATGGTGGCGGCGATTTCTTCAACCGAGCGGCGGGTGGTGGAGATGTGAGGGATGCCTTCACGCCGGTAGAGGGCTTCCACGTCGCGGACTTCCAACTGGCATTGGCGCCGCGAGGCGTACTGGCTGCCGGCCCGCCTTTCGCTGCGGATCTCGTGCAGGCGCTCGGGATCGATGGTGAGACCGAAGAGGCGACTCTTGTGGCGTTTCAAGGCCGGATGCAGGCGCATGCTTTCCAGGTCTTCGGGAGTAAAGGGATAGTTGGCCACCTTGACTCCGAACTGCAAGGCCAGGTAGAGGGAGGTGGGGGTCTTGCCGCACCGCGATACGCCCACCAGGATCAGATCGGACCGTCCGTAGCCCTCCGTACCCACCCCGTCGTCGTGGCTCAGGGCATAGTTGACGGCATCGATGCGCGAGAAGTAGCGCCCTTGCTCGTCGATGGTATGGGAGCGCCCCACCGAGAGCGTCGACTGGGCCTGCAATTCTTCTTCCAGCTTGCCGATGAAAGACTTGAGGAAATCGATGACGAATCCGTCGCTGTGGGCGATGATCTCGCGCACTTCGGGACGCACGATGGTGTCGAAGACGATGGGTCTCTGGCCGTCTTTGGCTCCCGCCTCGTTGATGCGGCGGACGACTTCCTCGGCTTGTTCCGGAGTCTTGATGAAGCGCAGCGCGATCCGTTCGAATTCGATGTCCTCGAACTGCGAGAGCAAGCTGCTGCCCAGCGCCTCGGCGGTGATGCCGGTGCTGTCCGAGATGAAAAAGACGGTTCGCTTCATGGCCCATCAGGATACCTTCCCCGGGCCGCCCGGCCAAACCGTGCCTGCTAGTGGCCGGTTCTGAGGCGGTGCTCTATAATTGAAGGGGATCAGGGAGCAGCCGATCATGAGTGAATACATCCTTTGGTTTCAAGAACTTGGAATGGACGACGTGCCTCGCGTAGGAGGCAAGAACGCCTCCTTGGGCGAGATGATTTCCAACCTCTCCGGGATGGGCTTGAAGGTTCCGCGGGGATTCGCCACCACGGCTTCGGCTTACCGGGAATTCCTGGCCCAGGGCGGATTGGACCAAGCCATCAGCCGGCGTCTCCGTGACCTTGACATCGAGGACGTGGACGAGCTTTCCCGGCGCGGCGCGGCCATTCGACAAATGATCCTGGAGACGCCCTTCCCCGCCCGGCTGGAAGAGGAGCTGTTCAAGGCCTACCAGGAGCTGGGCCAAGCCTGCGGGGTCGAGGACCTGGCGGTTGCCGTCCGCTCTTCGGCCACGGCCGAGGATCTTCCGGAAGCTTCTTTCGCGGGCCAGCAGGAGACTTTCCTCAACGTCAGGGATTGGAAAGCGGTCAAGCAGGCCGTCCACGAGGTTTTCGCCTCCCTCTTCAATGACCGCGCCATCGCTTACCGCGTCCATCACGGCTTCGAGCATGCCCAGGTGGCCCTTTCGGCGGGCATCCAGCGCATGGTGCGCTCTGATATCGGATCCAGCGGAGTGGCCTTTTCCATCGATACCGAATCGGGATTCGATCAGGTGGTCTTCATCACCTCCAGCTACGGGCTGGGGGAAACCGTAGTTCAGGGCCAGGTGAATCCCGACGAGTTTTATGTCTACAAGCCCTCGCTGCGCCGGGGCAAGAAGTCGATCCTGCGTCGGGGACTGGGCAGCAAGGCGGTCAAGATGGTCTACGCCCAAGACGGGAAGTCGCTGGTGCGCACGGTGGACGTGCCCCAGGAAGATCAAGGACGCTTTTCGCTCGACGACCAGGAGGTGGAGCATCTGGCCCGCCAAACGGTCCAGATCGAGGACCACTACGGACGTCCCATGGACGTGGAATGGGCCAAAGACGGCGAGGACGGCTGCATCTACATCCTTCAGGCGCGTCCCGAGACGGTTCAGAGCCGCGCCCCGGCCCAAGCCCTGGAGCGCTACCAGCTCAAGGAAAAGGGCCCTGTGCTGGCGGAAGGGCGCAGCATCGGACAGCGCATCGGAGCGGGACGGGTGCGCGTGGTGAGGGGATTGGACGAGATGTCCAAGGTGGAAGAGGGCGACGTCCTGGTGACCGACATGACCGATCCCGACTGGGAACCGGTCATGAAGCGCTCGGCCGCCATCGTCACCAACCGGGGCGGACGCACCTGCCACGCCGCCATCATCGCCCGCGAGTTGGGAGTCCCGGCGGTGGTTGGCACCGGCGACGCCACCGAGGCGCTTCCCGACGGCGCCCAGGTCACCGTCTCCTGCGCCGAAGGCGATACGGCCTTCGTCTATGAAGGATTGCTGGATTTCGAAGTGACGCGGACCAAAGTCGACGAGATGCCCGAGTTGCCCTTCAAGATCATGATGAACGTGGGCAATCCCGAACGGGCCTTCGACTTTCAGGCCACGCCCCACCGGGGGGTGGGACTGGCCCGTCTGGAATTCATCATCGCCCGCATGATCGGCGTTCACCCCAAAGCCCTGCTGGAGTACGAGAGCCTGCCCGAAGACCTGCGTCGGCAGGTGGGCCGGTGCATGGCGGGCTATGCCGGACCGGTCGAGTTCTACGTCGAACGTCTGGCTGAAGGCATCGCCACCATCGCGGCCGCCTTCGCGCCCTATCCCGTCATCGTGCGCCTCTCCGATTTCAAGTCCAACGAGTATGCCAACCTGTTGGGAGGCGACCGCTACGAGCCGGACGAAGAGAATCCCATGCTGGGATTCAGGGGCGCATCGCGCTACGTCGCCGACTCATTCCGCGACTGTTTCGAGCTGGAGTGCCGGGCCGTCAAGCAAGTCCGCGAAGAGATGGGACTGGACAACGTGGAGGTCATGATTCCCTTCGTCCGCACCGTCAAGGAGGGGAGGGAAGTCATCGACCTTCTGGCCCGCAACGGGCTGCGCCGGGGAGAGAAGGGCCTGCGCGTGATCATGATGTGCGAGTTGCCGTCCAATGCCCTCTTGGCCGAAGAGTTCCTCGACCATTTCGACGGCTTTTCCATCGGTTCCAACGATCTGACTCAGCTTACGCTGGGGCTGGACCGCGACTCCGGTCTGGTGGCCGAGATCTTCGACGAGCGCAACCCCGCCGTCCTCTCTCTGATGGACCAGGCCATCAAGGCTTGCCGCGGTCGGGGCAAGTACATCGGCATCTGCGGGCAAGGCCCGTCCGATCACCCCGATCTGGCCCGCTGGCTGATGGAGCGGGGAATCGATTCGGTTTCCCTCAATCCCGACACCGTGGTCGACACCTGGCTTTTCCTGGCCCGCCAGTCGGCTCAGGTGGAGTAGCGCAGTGGGCCTGGTTCCGATATACTGTGGGGGATAATTCGCAGCTCGTCAGGATCTGGATATGCTCCGAAACCAAGGCTCGGCCGAGGACGCCGAGGTCGTGCTATTCACCGACGGCGCCTGTTCGGGCAATCCTGGACCGGGCGGCTGGGCCTTCGTGATGCGCCATCAACCAACTGGCAAGGAGTTGGAGGCCAGCGGCGCCGAGCCGTCCACGACCAACAACCAGATGGAGCTGCAAGCAGTCATCGAGGGCCTGAAAAGGCTCAGGCGCAAGGCCCGGGTGCACGTCGTCAGCGACAGCTCCTATGTGCTTCAGGGGATCACCGAGTGGATTCACAATTGGAAGCGCAACGGGTGGCGGCGCAAGTCCGGCAGCGGATACAAGCCGGTCAAGAACGCCGACTACTGGAAGGAGCTTGATCAGGCGGTGTCGCGCCACGATGTCAGCTTCGAGCATGTCAGGGGGCACAGCGGCCATCCCGAGAATGAGCGCTGTGACGAGCTCGCTGTAGCCGCCTACAAGAAGCTCATGGAATAGCCGTCCCGCGGGACGGATTCCAGGTCAGGGAGGAAGTCGTGTCGACAAGGTTCGAGACCCTCAGGTGTGAAGCTGCTTCAACGGTCGTCCGCAAGGCCGTTTCGGCGCTGCTGTTGCTGCTCTTGCCGTTCGCCTTGTTGACGACGGCTGAGGGGCGCGGCGCCGACCGCGATGCCGGCCGCATCGTAGCCATTGGCGACGTGCACGGCAACCTCGACAATTTCCTCGCCATTCTGCGCCACACCGGAATCGTCGATGAGCAAGGCAATTGGGCCGCGGGAAGGGACGTCTTCGTGCAGACGGGAGACCTCATCGACCGCGGTCCCGACGACAAGGCCGTCCTTGATCTGATCATCAATCTGGAAAGGCAGGCCCAGCGGGCGGGAGGGCAGGTCGTTTCGCTGCTGGGCAATCACGAAGGCATGAACGTGCTGGGTGATCTGCGCTATGTCCATCCCGAGGCCTACGCCGCTTTCGCCGACGCCGACTCGCTCCAGCGCCAGGCGGACTATCTGGAGGAGTTCATCAAGTTCCGCAAGGAACGGGCTAAGAAGCTGGGAAAGCCCGAGCCCGTCTTCGATGCCGCCCGCAAGGCCCTGTGGAGGGCCAAGCATCCGGCCGGCTTCGTGGAGCATCGCGAGGCGTTCGGCCCCAAGGGACGCTACGGCAAGTGGCTTCGCGAGCGGCCGGCTTTGGCTCTGGTGGGCGATGTGGTTTTTCTGCACGGAGGGGTGTCGCCGCAATTGGCCCAGCTCTCCCTCAAGGAGATCAACAAACGCGTCCGCAACGAGTTGAAAGCCTATGACTCCTACCGCAGGACTCTGGTGGGGCAGGGAATCATTCTCGAGTACTACACGGTCCAGGAGATGATCGACGCCGTGCGCGACGAGTTCGAATTCCAGAAGCAGAGGGATCCCAGCCAGATCATGTCGCGGGCTTTCAATCCTAATCAGGCCATGGCGCGGCACCGCCACTACCTGGACTTGCTGCGGGGAGTACTGGGCTACGGCTCCTGGTTCGTCAACTCTCCCATCGGACCCCTCTGGTTCCGCGGCTATGCCAAGTGGGAGGAGACGGAGGGCGTCCAGTTGCTTCCCGAGATCGCCGACCGCTT
This sequence is a window from Acidobacteriota bacterium. Protein-coding genes within it:
- the mgtE gene encoding magnesium transporter, producing MQIQKSRIMAGSLRRLLHRNARGHVVNMLTKMRPPDIARAMLNLAERDQIALFGILMREDRQRAAETLSNLEPEQASSVLSNLTSQEVSEILQELQTDDAAEFISALPPEQAQEVLELMGVKESKEVQHLLQHQDETAGRIMTPNVFALREDLTVSEAINAIQTGTDLEMVFYLYVVDDRNHLVGVVSLRQLLMVPPSTPLRKIMTTDVISVTTETDQEEVARIVALYDLLGVPVVDSQHRLVGIITVDDIIDVIQEEATEDILHLAGVNQDDHVYTSRWDSFKRRIPWLTINLGTILGAVQVVALFEERIQQMPLLAVFLPVVAGLGGNAGTQTLTVTVRGLALGEVSWSSSRSVLLKEMTLGIFNGLTIGLLLGLVGWFWQGEPVFGMVLGVSMVGTLFFASIVGTIIPVTFKKLRVDPAIASSSLLTTLTDAVGFFIFLFLSTKYLLS
- a CDS encoding pyruvate, water dikinase regulatory protein, which translates into the protein MKRTVFFISDSTGITAEALGSSLLSQFEDIEFERIALRFIKTPEQAEEVVRRINEAGAKDGQRPIVFDTIVRPEVREIIAHSDGFVIDFLKSFIGKLEEELQAQSTLSVGRSHTIDEQGRYFSRIDAVNYALSHDDGVGTEGYGRSDLILVGVSRCGKTPTSLYLALQFGVKVANYPFTPEDLESMRLHPALKRHKSRLFGLTIDPERLHEIRSERRAGSQYASRRQCQLEVRDVEALYRREGIPHISTTRRSVEEIAATIMTEAGIQQRN
- the ppsA gene encoding phosphoenolpyruvate synthase, producing the protein MSEYILWFQELGMDDVPRVGGKNASLGEMISNLSGMGLKVPRGFATTASAYREFLAQGGLDQAISRRLRDLDIEDVDELSRRGAAIRQMILETPFPARLEEELFKAYQELGQACGVEDLAVAVRSSATAEDLPEASFAGQQETFLNVRDWKAVKQAVHEVFASLFNDRAIAYRVHHGFEHAQVALSAGIQRMVRSDIGSSGVAFSIDTESGFDQVVFITSSYGLGETVVQGQVNPDEFYVYKPSLRRGKKSILRRGLGSKAVKMVYAQDGKSLVRTVDVPQEDQGRFSLDDQEVEHLARQTVQIEDHYGRPMDVEWAKDGEDGCIYILQARPETVQSRAPAQALERYQLKEKGPVLAEGRSIGQRIGAGRVRVVRGLDEMSKVEEGDVLVTDMTDPDWEPVMKRSAAIVTNRGGRTCHAAIIARELGVPAVVGTGDATEALPDGAQVTVSCAEGDTAFVYEGLLDFEVTRTKVDEMPELPFKIMMNVGNPERAFDFQATPHRGVGLARLEFIIARMIGVHPKALLEYESLPEDLRRQVGRCMAGYAGPVEFYVERLAEGIATIAAAFAPYPVIVRLSDFKSNEYANLLGGDRYEPDEENPMLGFRGASRYVADSFRDCFELECRAVKQVREEMGLDNVEVMIPFVRTVKEGREVIDLLARNGLRRGEKGLRVIMMCELPSNALLAEEFLDHFDGFSIGSNDLTQLTLGLDRDSGLVAEIFDERNPAVLSLMDQAIKACRGRGKYIGICGQGPSDHPDLARWLMERGIDSVSLNPDTVVDTWLFLARQSAQVE
- the rnhA gene encoding ribonuclease HI, which translates into the protein MLRNQGSAEDAEVVLFTDGACSGNPGPGGWAFVMRHQPTGKELEASGAEPSTTNNQMELQAVIEGLKRLRRKARVHVVSDSSYVLQGITEWIHNWKRNGWRRKSGSGYKPVKNADYWKELDQAVSRHDVSFEHVRGHSGHPENERCDELAVAAYKKLME
- a CDS encoding metallophosphoesterase, with the translated sequence MSTRFETLRCEAASTVVRKAVSALLLLLLPFALLTTAEGRGADRDAGRIVAIGDVHGNLDNFLAILRHTGIVDEQGNWAAGRDVFVQTGDLIDRGPDDKAVLDLIINLERQAQRAGGQVVSLLGNHEGMNVLGDLRYVHPEAYAAFADADSLQRQADYLEEFIKFRKERAKKLGKPEPVFDAARKALWRAKHPAGFVEHREAFGPKGRYGKWLRERPALALVGDVVFLHGGVSPQLAQLSLKEINKRVRNELKAYDSYRRTLVGQGIILEYYTVQEMIDAVRDEFEFQKQRDPSQIMSRAFNPNQAMARHRHYLDLLRGVLGYGSWFVNSPIGPLWFRGYAKWEETEGVQLLPEIADRFKARAFVVGHTPQLKKGIRSRFQGRVMLIDTGLNSDYYKGGTPAALQIAGDEFIAIYADGRRLNLSPQVSSSSQGR